CCAGAGTTTCATTCAAATCATCAAGATTAACACGGGCATCACAAAGCCATACATTATCGCTGACTTTTAAGATGTCTTCCTGTTCCTTATCAAATTCATCCTGAATATCGCCAACAATTTCCTCGATAATATCTTCCATTGTTACGATACCGGAAACTCCACCGTACTCATCAATAGCAATTGCAATATGAAGATGATGACGGCGGAACTCACGAAGAAGCGAGTCAATGCGTTTGCTTTCCGGCACAAAGTAAGCTTTACGTGCCATATTTGTAAGATTGATTTCTTTTTTCTCGGCAAGGCATTTAATGATGTCCTTTACATAAAGTACACCGATTACATTATCAATTGAATCTGTATAAAGAGGAAAGCGTGAATGTCCACTGGTAACTATCTTTGTAAAAAGTTCTTCCTGAGGTGTATCGCTGGAAATAAAATCAACATCGATTCGGGGAATCATAACTTCCTTTACAGAAGTCTTAGACAGATCTTCAACACCCTGAATCATGTCTTTTTTTTCTTCGTTTAAGATTTCCTGCTGTATCTGTTCCGCCTCTTCGGCAGCAGTATTCTTTTTCTTCTTCTTAAAAAAACTCATTTTATTATTTTTTCATCCTTTAATTGTTCTAAAACTTTTTCCTGAAGTACAAGCATTTCGCACTGTGGAGCAACGCCCTTTTCAATATGCTCCTCGCCATGGTCCATACCATTCAGATGCAAAAGTCCATGTACTATAAGACGTTTGAGCTCGTCATTTCTGCTCTCTTCAAAATAATCGGCATTTACAGGCAAAGTATCAAGGCTGATTACTATATCGCCAACGCATTTCCATTTGCCCTCTTCATCCTCGTATTCTTCATCGTTCTCAAAAGAAAGAACATCTGTAGTACTGTCAATGTTACGGTAGGTTTTATTTAGCTCCTGCATATAAGTGTCGTCGCACATAAGCATGGAGATTTCTTCACCATCAAACTTAAGCTCGCCCAGAACTTTCTGAACAAACGGCTCTACATTATTAAACCAGTCCGGCTCGTCTACACCGTCCTGCATAGCTACATATACGCGATTCATTTCTTTTCCTTAACAGTTTTTGCTGCTGTTCTTGAAGCAGTTTTTGCAGGTGCTTTTTCTGTTTTCTCTGGCTTTTCAGCTTCTTTTTGAGCTTCTGCTGCAATTTCTTCTTTTTTTGCAGGAGCTTCATCAGGATCCTGCTGATTCTGATATTTAATTCTGTTGTGGTAATATCCTGTAAGCAGATTTACAAAAGCAGCCTTAATTCTCGAAATATCGCGGAAAGTCAATTCACAATTATCCAGCTGTTTAGAATCTACCTTCTGATTGATAAGAATTGTAATGAACTTATCAAGACGAGGAGATGTTGGATTCTCAAGAGTATGGCAGGCAGCCTCGACTGTATCTGCAAGCATTACTACAGCAGATTCCTTTGTAAAAGGAGGATTGCCTGGGTAACGGAAATCATCTTCATCGAGTGAAGGATCTTTTTCCTTTGCCATATTATAGAAATATGTAATTATGCTGTTTCCATGATGTTCTGCAATAATATCAATTACTGCCTGAGGAAGATGAAGCTGGCGGGCTTTTTCAACCCCCTTACGAACATGGCTTTTTATAACAGAAGCAGAAAGATTTGGATTCAGGTCATTATGTTTATTTTCCATTCCGTTTACCTGATTTTCAACAAAATATTCACTCTGATCCATCTTTCCAATATCGTGATAGTAAGCACCAACTCTTGCAAGTAATGCATTTGCTCCGATTTCACGACAGCCAGCTTCAGCCAGTTGTGCAACCATCATTGAGTGATTGTAGGTACCGTTTGTCTGAATCTGCATCTGCTTAAAAATCGGAGTATTTGTATCACTCAAATCCATAAGACGGAAAACAGATGCTGTAT
The Treponema bryantii DNA segment above includes these coding regions:
- the ybeY gene encoding rRNA maturation RNase YbeY, producing the protein MNRVYVAMQDGVDEPDWFNNVEPFVQKVLGELKFDGEEISMLMCDDTYMQELNKTYRNIDSTTDVLSFENDEEYEDEEGKWKCVGDIVISLDTLPVNADYFEESRNDELKRLIVHGLLHLNGMDHGEEHIEKGVAPQCEMLVLQEKVLEQLKDEKIIK
- a CDS encoding hemolysin family protein — translated: MSFFKKKKKNTAAEEAEQIQQEILNEEKKDMIQGVEDLSKTSVKEVMIPRIDVDFISSDTPQEELFTKIVTSGHSRFPLYTDSIDNVIGVLYVKDIIKCLAEKKEINLTNMARKAYFVPESKRIDSLLREFRRHHLHIAIAIDEYGGVSGIVTMEDIIEEIVGDIQDEFDKEQEDILKVSDNVWLCDARVNLDDLNETLESEFPNEDFDSLGGFVFDLFGKVPVKYEKVSWNEYDFIVQDMEGHRINMVKIIKNIDDGKDDE